One window from the genome of Salvia miltiorrhiza cultivar Shanhuang (shh) chromosome 7, IMPLAD_Smil_shh, whole genome shotgun sequence encodes:
- the LOC130992341 gene encoding cytochrome c oxidase subunit 5b-1, mitochondrial-like isoform X1 → MFRRLAVRLRTLAPPRSASKTAQFSVGSSKPSENVVRSLPVFSRHFSSESGNVPKKVEDIVPIATGHEREELEAELEGRDILEINHPSGPFGTKEEPAVIQSYYDKRIVGCPGGEGEDEHDVVWFWLEKGKPHECPVCSQYFVVSPWYTKFTSIDILQFMCFENHIRP, encoded by the exons ATGTTCAGAAGGCTTGCTGTCCGGCTCCGCACTCTCGCCCCGCCCCGATCCGCTTCCAAGACCGCCCAATTCTCCGTCGGATCTTCCAAACCTTCGGAGAATGTTGTCCGTTCGCTCCCCGTTTTTTCTCGCCACTTCTCTTCTGAATCCG GGAATGTGCCTAAAAAGGTGGAGGATATAGTGCCGATTGCTACTGGTCATGAGCGCGAAGAGCTTGAGGCCGAGCTTGAA GGAAGGGACATTCTGGAAATTAACCATCCGTCTGGTCCATTTGGAACAAAG GAAGAACCTGCTGTGATCCAGTCTTATTACGACAAAAGAATTGTGGGATGTCCAGGCGGTGAAGGCG AGGATGAGCATGATGTTGTTTGGTTTTGGCTGGAGAAGGGTAAGCCACATGAATGCCCAGTGTGCTCACAGTACTTTGTGGTAAGTCCATGGTACACTAAATTTACTAGCATAGATATATTACAATTTATGTGCTTTGAGAATCATATTCGTCCTTAG
- the LOC130992340 gene encoding uncharacterized protein LOC130992340 isoform X2, producing the protein MFRRLAVRLRTLAPPRSASKIAQFSVGSSTPSENVVRSLPVFSRHFSSESGNVPKKVEDIVPIATGHEREELEAELEGRDILEINHPSGPFGTKRERERVGMMGRTLNSAIRCVQTVAECPHLTKLSLHAPKSVEVEFDNGSAYNLSAEYLRVYSPAVDSKIRSVGGEKVIAGRRDVGIMSAEPVGNYGVRDLHMGLLLLSW; encoded by the exons ATGTTCAGAAGGCTTGCTGTCCGGCTCCGCACTCTCGCCCCGCCCCGATCCGCTTCCAAGATCGCCCAATTCTCCGTCggatcttccacaccttcgGAGAATGTTGTCCGTTCGCTCCCCGTTTTTTCTCGCCACTTCTCTTCTGAATCCG GGAATGTGCCTAAAAAGGTGGAGGATATAGTGCCGATTGCTACTGGTCATGAGCGCGAAGAGCTTGAGGCCGAGCTTGAA GGAAGGGACATTCTGGAAATTAACCATCCGTCTGGTCCATTTGGAACAAAG agagagagagagagagttggaaTGATGGGGCGAACTCTCAACAGCGCGATTCGTTGTGTACAGACGGTGGCCGAGTGCCCTCACctcaccaaactctctcttCACGCTCCTAAATCa GTGGAGGTGGAATTTGATAACGGCAGTGCATATAATCTGTCAGCTGAATACTTGCGAGTATATAGCCCTGCAGTTGACAGTAAGATCAGATCAGTTGGAGGAGAAAAG GTTATAGCCGGGAGGCGTGATGTTGGGATCATGTCTGCAGAACCTGTGGGAAACTATGGAGTGAG GGATCTTCACATGGGATTACTTTTATTATCTTGGTAG
- the LOC130992338 gene encoding uncharacterized protein LOC130992338 isoform X3: MLQKSKMIKRKEVQKLDIERYSDKKSQATIVKQPLWHLIMMDKDHMPAELARGEKRIVRRVQWDNDIDLNKLDHFEKLEANSKGKEGEDEEEEPEEEENVEEGELSDNGDYEQGEYCDDDEDDFNMVEEDDEPIY, encoded by the exons ATGCTACAAAAGTCGAAAATGATAAAGAGGAAAG AAGTGCAAAAACTGGACATAGAAAGGTACTCAGATAAGAAATCGCAAGCAACAATTGTTAAGCAACCACTCTGGCACCTCATAATGATGGACAAAGATCATATGCCTGCAGAACTAGCCAGAG GTGAAAAACGTATTGTCAGGAGAGTTCAGTGGGACAATGATATAG ACTTGAACAAACTTGATCACTTTGAGAAGCTTGAAGCGAATTCTAAG gGAAAGGAAGGAGAAGATGAAGAGGAGGAACCAGAagaggaagaaaatgtagaagaAGGAGAACTCAGCGATAACGGTGATTATGAGCAG GGTGAATATTGTGATGACGATGAAGATGATTTTAACATGGTTGAAGAAGATG ATGAGCCAATATATTGA
- the LOC130992338 gene encoding uncharacterized protein LOC130992338 isoform X1 gives MAFRGGGRGGRGRGRGPPRAKEVPFDYFPEIECLGAVNYTKEEVRKYSQFVNWSQNLQTFFETSPYYYEDQSSLQKVQKLDIERYSDKKSQATIVKQPLWHLIMMDKDHMPAELARGEKRIVRRVQWDNDIDLNKLDHFEKLEANSKGKEGEDEEEEPEEEENVEEGELSDNGDYEQGEYCDDDEDDFNMVEEDGMLDLARAFFSFLTSSESFIHIYVSFDLSAYELAMFADEPIY, from the exons ATGGCATTCAGAGGAGGGGGCCGCGGCGGCCGTGGCCGAGGCCGTGGGCCGCCTAGGGCGAAGGAAGTACCTTTCGATTATTTTCCG GAAATCGAGTGTTTAGGAGCTGTGAATTACACTAAGGAAGAAGTAAGAAAGTATTCTCAGTTTGTGAATTGGTCACAGAATCTGCAGACCTTTTTCGAGACATCTCCTTACTATTACGAAGATCAAAGCTCCCTTCAGA AAGTGCAAAAACTGGACATAGAAAGGTACTCAGATAAGAAATCGCAAGCAACAATTGTTAAGCAACCACTCTGGCACCTCATAATGATGGACAAAGATCATATGCCTGCAGAACTAGCCAGAG GTGAAAAACGTATTGTCAGGAGAGTTCAGTGGGACAATGATATAG ACTTGAACAAACTTGATCACTTTGAGAAGCTTGAAGCGAATTCTAAG gGAAAGGAAGGAGAAGATGAAGAGGAGGAACCAGAagaggaagaaaatgtagaagaAGGAGAACTCAGCGATAACGGTGATTATGAGCAG GGTGAATATTGTGATGACGATGAAGATGATTTTAACATGGTTGAAGAAGATGGTATGCTTGATCTTGCTCGTGCCTTCTTCTCCTTTTTAACCTCTTCGGAGTCCTTCATCCATATTTATGTTTCCTTTGATCTCTCCGCTTATGAACTTGCGATGTTTGCAGATGAGCCAATATATTGA
- the LOC130992340 gene encoding uncharacterized protein LOC130992340 isoform X4, with product MFRRLAVRLRTLAPPRSASKIAQFSVGSSTPSENVVRSLPVFSRHFSSESGNVPKKVEDIVPIATGHEREELEAELEGRDILEINHPSGPFGTKRERERVGMMGRTLNSAIRCVQTVAECPHLTKLSLHAPKSVEVEFDNGSAYNLSAEYLRVYSPAVDSKIRSVGGEKVIAGRRDVGIMSAEPVGNYGVSVVCD from the exons ATGTTCAGAAGGCTTGCTGTCCGGCTCCGCACTCTCGCCCCGCCCCGATCCGCTTCCAAGATCGCCCAATTCTCCGTCggatcttccacaccttcgGAGAATGTTGTCCGTTCGCTCCCCGTTTTTTCTCGCCACTTCTCTTCTGAATCCG GGAATGTGCCTAAAAAGGTGGAGGATATAGTGCCGATTGCTACTGGTCATGAGCGCGAAGAGCTTGAGGCCGAGCTTGAA GGAAGGGACATTCTGGAAATTAACCATCCGTCTGGTCCATTTGGAACAAAG agagagagagagagagttggaaTGATGGGGCGAACTCTCAACAGCGCGATTCGTTGTGTACAGACGGTGGCCGAGTGCCCTCACctcaccaaactctctcttCACGCTCCTAAATCa GTGGAGGTGGAATTTGATAACGGCAGTGCATATAATCTGTCAGCTGAATACTTGCGAGTATATAGCCCTGCAGTTGACAGTAAGATCAGATCAGTTGGAGGAGAAAAG GTTATAGCCGGGAGGCGTGATGTTGGGATCATGTCTGCAGAACCTGTGGGAAACTATGGAGTGAG TGTTGTCTGTGATTGA
- the LOC130992338 gene encoding uncharacterized protein LOC130992338 isoform X2: MAFRGGGRGGRGRGRGPPRAKEVPFDYFPEIECLGAVNYTKEEVRKYSQFVNWSQNLQTFFETSPYYYEDQSSLQKVQKLDIERYSDKKSQATIVKQPLWHLIMMDKDHMPAELARGEKRIVRRVQWDNDIDLNKLDHFEKLEANSKGKEGEDEEEEPEEEENVEEGELSDNGDYEQGEYCDDDEDDFNMVEEDDEPIY; the protein is encoded by the exons ATGGCATTCAGAGGAGGGGGCCGCGGCGGCCGTGGCCGAGGCCGTGGGCCGCCTAGGGCGAAGGAAGTACCTTTCGATTATTTTCCG GAAATCGAGTGTTTAGGAGCTGTGAATTACACTAAGGAAGAAGTAAGAAAGTATTCTCAGTTTGTGAATTGGTCACAGAATCTGCAGACCTTTTTCGAGACATCTCCTTACTATTACGAAGATCAAAGCTCCCTTCAGA AAGTGCAAAAACTGGACATAGAAAGGTACTCAGATAAGAAATCGCAAGCAACAATTGTTAAGCAACCACTCTGGCACCTCATAATGATGGACAAAGATCATATGCCTGCAGAACTAGCCAGAG GTGAAAAACGTATTGTCAGGAGAGTTCAGTGGGACAATGATATAG ACTTGAACAAACTTGATCACTTTGAGAAGCTTGAAGCGAATTCTAAG gGAAAGGAAGGAGAAGATGAAGAGGAGGAACCAGAagaggaagaaaatgtagaagaAGGAGAACTCAGCGATAACGGTGATTATGAGCAG GGTGAATATTGTGATGACGATGAAGATGATTTTAACATGGTTGAAGAAGATG ATGAGCCAATATATTGA
- the LOC130992340 gene encoding uncharacterized protein LOC130992340 isoform X1: MFRRLAVRLRTLAPPRSASKIAQFSVGSSTPSENVVRSLPVFSRHFSSESGNVPKKVEDIVPIATGHEREELEAELEGRDILEINHPSGPFGTKRERERVGMMGRTLNSAIRCVQTVAECPHLTKLSLHAPKSVEVEFDNGSAYNLSAEYLRVYSPAVDSKIRSVGGEKVIAGRRDVGIMSAEPVGNYGVRLLFDDLHKTGIFTWDYFYYLGSNKLSLMRNYIGTLKKHGLSRDPRIRK; this comes from the exons ATGTTCAGAAGGCTTGCTGTCCGGCTCCGCACTCTCGCCCCGCCCCGATCCGCTTCCAAGATCGCCCAATTCTCCGTCggatcttccacaccttcgGAGAATGTTGTCCGTTCGCTCCCCGTTTTTTCTCGCCACTTCTCTTCTGAATCCG GGAATGTGCCTAAAAAGGTGGAGGATATAGTGCCGATTGCTACTGGTCATGAGCGCGAAGAGCTTGAGGCCGAGCTTGAA GGAAGGGACATTCTGGAAATTAACCATCCGTCTGGTCCATTTGGAACAAAG agagagagagagagagttggaaTGATGGGGCGAACTCTCAACAGCGCGATTCGTTGTGTACAGACGGTGGCCGAGTGCCCTCACctcaccaaactctctcttCACGCTCCTAAATCa GTGGAGGTGGAATTTGATAACGGCAGTGCATATAATCTGTCAGCTGAATACTTGCGAGTATATAGCCCTGCAGTTGACAGTAAGATCAGATCAGTTGGAGGAGAAAAG GTTATAGCCGGGAGGCGTGATGTTGGGATCATGTCTGCAGAACCTGTGGGAAACTATGGAGTGAG ATTACTTTTCGATGACTTGCATAAAACAGGGATCTTCACATGGGATTACTTTTATTATCTTGGTAGCAACAAGCTTTCGCTCATGAGAAATTACATCGGAACTCTAAAAAAACACGGTCTTAGTCGTGACCCAAGAATAAGGAAGTGA
- the LOC130992341 gene encoding putative cytochrome c oxidase subunit 5b-like isoform X2 has protein sequence MFRRLAVRLRTLAPPRSASKTAQFSVGSSKPSENVVRSLPVFSRHFSSESGNVPKKVEDIVPIATGHEREELEAELEGRDILEINHPSGPFGTKEEPAVIQSYYDKRIVGCPGGEGEDEHDVVWFWLEKGKPHECPVCSQYFVLEVVGPGGPPDGHGDDEDDGLIH, from the exons ATGTTCAGAAGGCTTGCTGTCCGGCTCCGCACTCTCGCCCCGCCCCGATCCGCTTCCAAGACCGCCCAATTCTCCGTCGGATCTTCCAAACCTTCGGAGAATGTTGTCCGTTCGCTCCCCGTTTTTTCTCGCCACTTCTCTTCTGAATCCG GGAATGTGCCTAAAAAGGTGGAGGATATAGTGCCGATTGCTACTGGTCATGAGCGCGAAGAGCTTGAGGCCGAGCTTGAA GGAAGGGACATTCTGGAAATTAACCATCCGTCTGGTCCATTTGGAACAAAG GAAGAACCTGCTGTGATCCAGTCTTATTACGACAAAAGAATTGTGGGATGTCCAGGCGGTGAAGGCG AGGATGAGCATGATGTTGTTTGGTTTTGGCTGGAGAAGGGTAAGCCACATGAATGCCCAGTGTGCTCACAGTACTTTGTG TTGGAAGTGGTGGGCCCCGGTGGACCTCCTGATGGACACGGGGATGACGAAGATGATGGTCTGATCCACTGA
- the LOC130992342 gene encoding (6-4)DNA photolyase, with product MRLPTIPLRSPPYPTMASGSNSLIWFRKGLRIHDNPALEYAVSGSSVLYPVFVIDPHYMEPEPSAFSPGSIRAGLNRIRFLLESLADLDLNLKRLGSRLLVLKGEPSEVLFRCLNEWSIKKLCFEFDTEPYYQALDDKVKKYATAAGIEIYSPVSHTLFNPADIIEKNGGKPPSTYQSFVKLAGEPSWASSPLVTDLNWLPVVGNVGKCPITEVPSIKELGYEDTPEDEKTPFKGGESEGLRRLKASVENKEWVANFEKPKGDPSSFIKPATTVLSPYLKFGCVSSRYFYQCIQEVQRNCKTHTSPPVSLLGQLLWRDFFYTVAFGTPNFDQMKDNNICKQIPWKNDDELLGAWIDARTGFPWIDAIMMQLRKWGWMHHLARHCVACFLTRGDLFVHWEKGRDVFERLLIDSDWAINNGNWLWLSCSSFFYQYNRIYSPISFGKKYDPNGNYIRHFLPILKDMPKEYIYEPWTAPVSVQVKAKCIIGKDYPKPVVDHKLASKECKQILYEAYELNKRLKGNLSEEDLKNLRRKHEEDKRPLPKRLKQTTID from the exons ATGCGCCTCCCCACTATCCCGCTCCGCTCGCCCCCGTACCCGACAATGGCATCCGGGTCGAACTCCCTGATTTGGTTCAGGAAAGGGCTCCGGATTCACGACAACCCGGCGCTGGAGTACGCGGTCAGTGGGTCGAGTGTTTTGTACCCGGTTTTCGTGATCGACCCGCACTACATGGAGCCCGAACCAAGCGCTTTCTCCCCCGGGTCTATCCGGGCCGGGTTGAACCGGATCAGGTTCCTGCTCGAGAGTCTGGCGGATCTCGACCTTAATCTCAAGAGACTAGGATCGCGCTTGCTGGTGCTCAAGGGTGAGCCCAGCGAGGTGTTGTTTCGCTGCTTGAATGAG TGGAGCATAAAGAAGCTATGTTTTGAGTTTGACACCGAGCCGTATTATCAAGCTTTGGATGACAAAGTCAAA AAATATGCTACTGCTGCCGGTATAGAGATTTACTCTCCTGTGAGTCATACACTCTTCAATCCTGCAGATATCATAGAGAAG AACGGCGGAAAACCACCTTCGACTTATCAATCTTTTGTCAAACTTGCTGGGGAGCCCTCTTGGGCCTCATCTCCCCTTGTAACTGATCTCAACTGGCTCCCAGTTGTTGGAAATGTTGGGAAATGCCCAATCACTGAAGTCCCATCAATCAAGGAGCTTGGCTATGAGGACACACCAGAG GATGAGAAGACCCCATTCAAAGGTGGTGAATCAGAAGGATTAAGAAGGTTGAAAGCTTCTGTGGAAAACAAG GAGTGGGTGGCTAATTTTGAGAAACCCAAGGGTGATCCATCTTCATTTATAAAACCAGCAACAACTGTTTTATCACCTTACTTAAAA TTCGGCTGTGTTTCTTCCAGGTACTTCTACCAATGTATTCAAGAAGTTCAGAGAAATTGCAAAACACACACATCACCCCCAGTTTCCCTTCTTGGACAG TTGTTATGGCGAGATTTTTTCTACACAGTGGCTTTTGGTACTCCTAATTTTGATCAAATGAAGGACAATAATATTTGCAAACAG ATACCATGGAAAAATGATGACGAACTGCTTGGTGCATGGATAGATGCCAGGACAGGATTTCCTTGGATTGATGCCATAATGATGCAG CTTCGGAAGTGGGGCTGGATGCACCATCTTGCTCGACACTGTGTTGCTTGTTTCCTAACTCGTGGAGATCTG TTTGTGCACTGGGAAAAAGGACGTGATGTTTTTGAGAGACTTCTTATTGATTCGGATTGGGCTATCAATAACGGAAACTGGTTGTGGCTATCATGCTCATCATTCTTTTACCAG TATAACCGCATCTATTCTCCAATTTCATTCGGGAAAAAATACGACCCTAATGGAAACTATATTAGGCATTTTCTCCCAATACTAAAAG ACATGCCTAAGGAGTATATCTATGAACCATGGACCGCTCCTGTGAGCGTACAAGTTAAAGCAAAATGCATAATTGGAAAAGATTATCCAAAGCCAG TGGTAGACCATAAGCTTGCTAGTAAAGAATGCAAACAGATATTGTATGAAGCATATGAGTTAAACAAAAGGCTCAAGGGAAACTTGAGTGAAGAAGATCTGAAGAATCTGAGGAGAAAACATGAGGAAGACAAGAGGCCGCTACCCAAAAGGCTAAAACAGACCACCATCGACTAA
- the LOC130992340 gene encoding uncharacterized protein LOC130992340 isoform X3, translating to MFRRLAVRLRTLAPPRSASKIAQFSVGSSTPSENVVRSLPVFSRHFSSESGNVPKKVEDIVPIATGHEREELEAELEGRDILEINHPSGPFGTKVEVEFDNGSAYNLSAEYLRVYSPAVDSKIRSVGGEKVIAGRRDVGIMSAEPVGNYGVRLLFDDLHKTGIFTWDYFYYLGSNKLSLMRNYIGTLKKHGLSRDPRIRK from the exons ATGTTCAGAAGGCTTGCTGTCCGGCTCCGCACTCTCGCCCCGCCCCGATCCGCTTCCAAGATCGCCCAATTCTCCGTCggatcttccacaccttcgGAGAATGTTGTCCGTTCGCTCCCCGTTTTTTCTCGCCACTTCTCTTCTGAATCCG GGAATGTGCCTAAAAAGGTGGAGGATATAGTGCCGATTGCTACTGGTCATGAGCGCGAAGAGCTTGAGGCCGAGCTTGAA GGAAGGGACATTCTGGAAATTAACCATCCGTCTGGTCCATTTGGAACAAAG GTGGAGGTGGAATTTGATAACGGCAGTGCATATAATCTGTCAGCTGAATACTTGCGAGTATATAGCCCTGCAGTTGACAGTAAGATCAGATCAGTTGGAGGAGAAAAG GTTATAGCCGGGAGGCGTGATGTTGGGATCATGTCTGCAGAACCTGTGGGAAACTATGGAGTGAG ATTACTTTTCGATGACTTGCATAAAACAGGGATCTTCACATGGGATTACTTTTATTATCTTGGTAGCAACAAGCTTTCGCTCATGAGAAATTACATCGGAACTCTAAAAAAACACGGTCTTAGTCGTGACCCAAGAATAAGGAAGTGA